A stretch of the Streptosporangium sp. NBC_01755 genome encodes the following:
- the ftsY gene encoding signal recognition particle-docking protein FtsY → MEGYLGIIAIIVVVALLAAGGMLLLFRRGGTSAPPRVEAPEAPTTPEETRAPGRGAVVEDDEATTTLPPPARPVEPEAVVIPEIEIPPPSAGRMVRLRARLARSQSTLGKGLLELLSRDRLDDDAWDEIEETLITADVGVAPTQAMVEELRTRVKVLGSRTPEEARALLKEQLLGQIGADMDRTLHVKPHGERPAVVLVVGVNGTGKTTTTGKLARVLIGDGGKVVLGAADTFRAAAADQLQTWGDRVGAAVVRGPEGGDPASVAFDAVAEGIREKADVVIVDTAGRLHTKTGLMDELGKVKRVIEKKATVDEVLLVLDATTGQNGMRQAQVFAEVVNITGIALTKLDGTAKGGIIISVQRELGVPVKLVGLGEGPDDLAPFDPEVFVDALLGE, encoded by the coding sequence GTGGAAGGCTATCTCGGCATAATCGCGATCATCGTCGTCGTCGCCCTGCTGGCGGCAGGCGGCATGCTCCTGCTGTTCAGGAGGGGGGGCACCAGTGCGCCGCCGCGGGTCGAGGCGCCCGAGGCGCCGACGACCCCCGAGGAGACGCGGGCCCCCGGCAGGGGCGCGGTCGTGGAGGACGACGAGGCGACGACCACCCTGCCGCCGCCGGCCAGGCCGGTCGAGCCCGAGGCCGTCGTCATCCCGGAGATCGAGATCCCGCCGCCGTCCGCCGGCCGGATGGTGCGGCTCCGCGCCCGGCTGGCCCGGTCGCAGAGCACCCTGGGCAAGGGGCTTCTTGAGCTGCTCTCCCGTGACCGTCTCGACGACGACGCCTGGGACGAGATCGAGGAGACCCTGATCACCGCGGACGTCGGCGTGGCGCCGACCCAGGCGATGGTCGAGGAGCTGCGTACCCGGGTGAAGGTGCTGGGCAGCCGGACGCCCGAGGAGGCACGCGCCCTGCTCAAGGAGCAACTGCTCGGCCAGATCGGTGCCGACATGGATCGTACGCTGCACGTCAAGCCGCACGGTGAGCGTCCCGCGGTGGTCCTCGTGGTCGGGGTCAACGGCACCGGCAAGACCACCACCACGGGCAAGCTGGCGCGCGTCCTCATCGGCGACGGCGGCAAGGTCGTGCTGGGTGCCGCCGACACCTTCCGCGCCGCCGCCGCCGACCAGCTGCAGACCTGGGGAGACCGGGTTGGGGCAGCGGTCGTACGCGGCCCGGAGGGCGGTGACCCCGCCTCGGTGGCCTTCGACGCCGTGGCCGAGGGCATCAGGGAGAAGGCCGACGTGGTGATCGTCGACACCGCCGGGCGGCTGCACACCAAGACCGGTCTGATGGACGAGCTCGGCAAGGTCAAGCGCGTCATCGAGAAGAAGGCCACCGTCGACGAGGTCCTGCTCGTCCTCGACGCCACCACGGGTCAGAACGGCATGCGCCAGGCCCAGGTGTTCGCCGAGGTGGTCAACATCACCGGCATCGCCCTGACCAAGCTTGACGGCACCGCCAAGGGCGGCATCATCATCTCCGTCCAGCGCGAGCTGGGCGTCCCGGTCAAGCTGGTCGGCCTTGGCGAGGGTCCCGACGACCTCGCCCCTTTCGATCCCGAGGTCTTCGTGGACGCGCTCCTCGGGGAGTGA